The following DNA comes from Labrus mixtus chromosome 8, fLabMix1.1, whole genome shotgun sequence.
GATTTCaagctttttaaattattttttatttcatataatttttgttcttattgctcttttatttattgtatttcctGTGGTAGCTTcaactcattttgttttttcatatatGGATGTATCCTTGGTATCATTGTAAATCGAATGATCACTCCGAGTCTTAAATAAAGGTTAGTGTTAGGACAAAGCTTTCCTTCAAAGTGTCTCATTTCTTGTCCAAGTTAGTCATACATTTTATGaaattcaaaaatatatttacacataAACCTCTGCCTTGAGTAACAGAACAGATTGAAGAACAGGTGAATTAAGATAAATCTGCACTTATATATATCTAAAATATATTGAATATAATCGTGTTTAATGTCAGGTTGAGATTGATCCTCCTGAACGTTCAGCTCTTGATGCTCTCGTTGTCTGACTGTAGtttggcgccctctgctggtgtgAGTTGTGATGCACAGTGACATGAAGTCCAGCAGGGGGCCTCGGTGCTGCTGCACAGCTTCACAatgagatcacacacacacctgtctgatCAGCAGCTACTTaaactcaggtgtgtgtgtgtgtgtgtgtgtgtgtgtgtgtgtgtgtgtgtgtgtgtgtgtgtcactttgtttcacacacaacacaacaacacatgagAAACACTGGAAGATAGTTCTGGAAGATAGttaataagatgtttaaatTCTATTTCAAGATAAATGTATTCTTTAGAGATTCAGTGGAGTTTGTTGAATCTCATGTTTGACTCTTTAATGTTCAGATTAGTTTGagatgattgtgtttgtttcttatattttctgCATCTTTCTAAACGGTTTCTCTCTCCTCAAACTTTCTTTATTCGCTAAACCTCTTCATGCATGTTTCTCACACTGAGCTGTCTGAAACAATGAGAGACCGTTTCACtcaacacacactgagctggaAATCAGGATTTGTTCAATATTCTTCTAATATTTATTAAGATATATTGTTAATGCAGACACCATCACTCTGTGTTGAAGCTAttgaaacagatttgaaaacagTGTTAGactaaaaacaatttttttggatttaaaggatgTAAAATAACTAAGAAGATAAAAAGTCAGAGACTCTGAGCTCCACTGGAGTCGTTCACATTGAAACTCACGTGTGGAtgcttctctgtctcctcctcctcctcctccttctcctcctctttgtagATTGAAGATGGCAACTACAGCAGCTGTTAACAGACCTCCACCTGCTCATCCAGGACCACACGCTGGAAACCTCCACTCACAGCCCACCAGCGGGGTACCAAACTCTGGATTTCATGATCCAGGACTACAGGGTATCAGCCAGGACCCCAGACTCCAACACCCCCACGTCTCGTCCCGGCCCGTCTTCTACGTCCCTGTTCAACCTCCGCCACCTTTCCTCCACTACCAGTGGCCCATGCCCTTCTCCTATAACCCCTTTAGTGGCTTCCCAGGCATGGGTGAGTGTGTCCTCCAGAAACGCTGAAGCTGATTGGTGGATACAGGTCGTAGAAATACTAGAGATCCCAATTTTCACTACTTTACAATTAATGTCATCCACATTATATAAAGTCCAATAacctatttttaaaatgcttaCATCTTACATAAAAGTTtatcaaaattaaataaaatctaCTGATGAAGATGTTAATAATTCTAAAGCCTCTATTTCTTCACCGTAAAAAGACAGCCAACAAGGGGAAGGTGACGGCCAAAATGACTTAAATTAGGAAAAATCTTTGGCTGTAATTTTAAGATGGACAGAGTCACGGCCACCCTGGGAGTtaagccaaaatatttagagctccccctgctgacaaGCTGTAGTTTAGGTAATaaacctcctccatgttaacagatgggacaagCTATGAAGGAAAAACATGTCAATTTTTATGTTAGTTGAACTCGGATTGTGTCGCgatagtttatttttcatgtgctgatttatgtccaagAAATCTATTTTCTGaatagttttgttttatttgtcatttgactttaaaaaaacatctgtaacgtatgattgacagctctgttgatgaATGCAGCTCCTTCAAACGGtaataaaagtgtttgttgctgtttaaaaaagtgtttcagacACTAAAAAGAAAGTTAAATCTGAACCATAGTTTCTTTGTTTGGACTGTAAATTTCTATATTTTTGTTCTCCTCAGGCTATGGCATGGTCATGCCCCcgttcccccctcctcccccctacATGGAGGCTCCATCCTATGTTTTGCCCCACCCTCACATCCAACCAGTGGACTACAGACACCTGCTCCACCCGTCAGTCCATGCTCCTGCTGCACCCTACCAGCACCTATACCAGCCTGGCAGAGTGCGCCCTCCTCATCCTGTCCCTGTGAGACAAACGGTGAACGCAGAGGTCCAAACAGAACCCACAGGGAGAGGCGGGGCTTCTTCTGGAGAGGTGAGCCCACTCATCAGCTCCGATTCTGGGCATGGAACCACCTCACACTCCccgtcctcctccagctccagctcccaCAAACGAGGCTCTGCAGAGCCCCAAACCTTCACCACAGACTTTAACAAGAGCTGTGAGAGTTCTGCAGTCACATAGAGATTTAACCTCGTTCATCCTGCAGGAACAAAGACGCTCCAATCACGTCACAGAGACGCACGACAACCACCGAAGAGCCCAATGAGAAGTGTTGAGGAGAACCTTCCCCCCTGCAGGGACGCTCACCACAACATGTGGTCAGTGGGCTCTTCTGGTGGCGTGGTTCGCTGTGTGCAGCTCTTCTCAACAAgacgatgatgtcatcaaagagaGACGAGATCATCAAAGAGAGATGTCATCAAAGAGAGACGACATCCTCATGAGCTGGGCCACGCCGCGGACAGCGAtgttaaaaacatcagacaagCTGCTTCCTgagaaggagcagcagcagccgtcttGTGAAGCAGAGAATGAAAAGTCAGCTGAGCAGCACGGCGCTGTGACAAAGAGCGCTCCTGTGGTGTctgacacagctgctgacaaCACTGAGGCTCTGCTCACTTCTCAGGACTCTGAGACACTTTTTAACATCCTCAGACTGCCTGGGACTCTCCACAAGCTTCTCTCAGAGGATAAACGAGTCGTAGAGCTCCCCTCCACTGATGAACTACTGCTTTCTCTGAACCAATCAGAGATGCTCCCTGACAATGAGCCAGAAAACGAGACGACTCCACACGCACACAGCACAGAGCTCATTCCCTATCAAATGTCTTCAAATAGTTTtcagatgaagagaaaactGAATGAGTCTGTTTGGTCTGTGGAGTCTCTCCCCTCTTTTATCCCCAATAAGGAGTGGCTGCAGCAGAACGGACTCTTTGAGCCTGATGTCATCGTGGAGATGATGGAGCAGGAGGACGACGGTGGACCTTTAACCCAAAATGAACACTTAAGAAGTCATAAAGAGAGGAGGCGGAGCCGCAGgttttcctcctctgactctgtTCTCATGTCAGACAGCTGGCTGCTTTTCAGCACTCCGGCTGAGAAGCTCAGTCAGTcaaagaagacagaaacagaggggGGAATGGATTCCCCTGAAGGGAGGGAACAGAAACGAGACCAGAGCACGACTCCTTCAGAAAAAGTTCCCTCAGCTTCCCCGCCTCGATGGCAGAGTGCAGTAAATGTCTCTTCCCCCCCTGAAGACAATGCAGATGAAAACAGGTCTTCTGAACCTGAGGCCAATCAAAGCCCAAACCAGGAATGTTTTCTTGTCACCGAGCAGACGGAGAGAAGCCCCCGCTCCCGTGAGCAGGAGAAACCTCTGCCCTCAAACTCtgcagaagaggagaaaacgCTGTGTCAGCTGATTCCTCAACATGGAGCAGACGTGGAGGTAgaagagagagcgtgtgtgaaCGCTGAAGAGAGCGAGCGGAGAaaccagcagctgtgtgtcccTGAGGTCGAGCACACCACGGCTGCTGTGTCTCCGTCAAAGGGACATCTAGTGGACTGTGGCGTCCAGTGTTCTGAactgacagacaggaagtgtccGTGTGAATCACAGAGCAGCACTGAACCAAACAAGAGACCTCATTTTAATGATTCAGGTGCTCTGCTTCTTCAAATCTACACTTTAATGTGACTTTGACCTCCTGTAGAGAAAAAACAAGTGATGTGCTTTAACGGTTATTTATCTCCTAGATGTGAAAAAGATGAACAACAACAAGACTGAAGGATACAGTGTGACCGGACAGATGTCAAAGAACCAGAGAAGAAACGCTCACTGGAGGAACAGAGGACAAGGTAACGCAGCTTATGTGTAAAAACGTCATAAAATAAGTCACATTTTAGTTTGGTGTGTGTGACAAAAAACAAGAATGGTGAAATGTTTAGGCTGATAGAAGATGTTTATGACTCTTCAGTACTTGACTAACATGATATTAATCTCTAAAGATTTGTttctatttaaaagaaaagtgatttttttttgtatttatttattgctaaGCTCATCATTCTGAGTTCCTTTAACTTGTCTGAACACACgggaaaatgaaagaagatCAAGAACGATGCACTTTAAACATCCTTAGCTCTCACAGactcactttgaagacattcagaactgtaagaagtgttcACAAAtagtctccatgacgacgttcagacgagatggaacatCACCTGTTTAATTTGAATACGGTATGATAATTTATCATGTCTTTGTGACTTTAATGTTCTGATCCAGTAAAAGTTGTTAACTGTTTGTTTCTTCCTGCAGGTGGAAATGGAAGAACTCGGTACTGAGCACTGATCATGTTCTGCAGGAGAAATCTTGTTTTCAaagaatcaaattaaaatgaacaatttcttaataaatgatttaaacatATTGctactttttattgattttatttttgaaccAGGTTTTAATGAGGTTTCTTATCCTagaattgtatgtttttttaaaaacatttcatatgtGCTGCCATGTTGTGAACGGTTACAGAGGAAAACCATGTTTACACAGTGTGGCCATTAGATGATGATTATTTACCGTGTTACAACCTTTGATCATACGTCCAgcactgtattttaaaaataccTCTTCAACTCCAGTCTGTACTCAAATGATATCAAACTGGACAAAGAGACTCTTTGGATACTGGACATAACAAATTCAGTTCTAATCGCTTCTAATCATCTGACACTTTGACAACTACTGATTGGCTTAACGGGAAGGTAACATTGGAGTgtgctgattggctgttcaaTACACACAGAATGAGCCAAGATTTGCATCAGCTACATTCAGGGTCACAGACAGATAAGACATTTGTGTCGtctcaaaatacattttcagcttTGAGGTTGAATAGATTCATGCACCCATTTTAATTAGAATATATCAGAGAGGAGAATTATCTCAACAGATGGTACAGTAGGAATTAAATTCTGCAGCAGCTTTGTGGACCATTTCCTGATACAGACCTGATTTACTTCTGTGATAACTACTTAatcacatgcaaacatgttaCAGTCACATTTTAGATCTTTTATGATACCTCAAGGATGAAATTAGTTTAACTGAGTTTttctcacacatgcaaaaaatacatatattcagaaaaatgcatgcatgcatgcatttttcttctccacaggcacaaaagagaggggggaggggattGGTGAGAGGTGAGGAAGGGGTGAAGGTACTTTGGGGAGGAGGGAATATGGGAGAGTTAACCGTGTGTTGCCTAGTATAGCCTTTTTCCTCCAGTGAGCCTTCTAGTGTTTTTTGAGCTTGCCTGCCTTCTTGTTTCTGTCCTTTGCCTGCTGATTTTGGATATGTTTGCTCCTTTTTATGCTTACCTGTGTACCCACCTGGACTGGTTATTCAACTCTGCTTAACTATTCTGTTCTGTTGGGGGGGGCTCAAAGGAAGAGGTTGGGAACTGCTGCACTGGGGTATAAAAATGACtaatcagaataaaaacagcacTATGCAATGGTGTGTTCACTATATGCTTTACATAATGCAgtttgtgatttcagacacagcctctTGTCTCACTTTCACTCTTTCATCCTCGATGGATGGTGAGGATTTCTCCTTTTACAGCCACCAGAGGGCGACATTACATTTATGTTCATCGTGAATCCTCACACAGTAGACTTATTTCCTGTGTGTCAACAGGTCAATAGATCTCACTTTGTGCAGCAAGGGACCACTCAAGACCTCATAcattgaattacatttttagtgGAGAATAATCTCAACAGATGGTACCGTTTAACTAAACATAGGAATGAAATTCTGCAGCAGATTTGTAGAATATTTCCTGATATATAGTAGACCTGATTTATTGCTGTATTTTTGTGATAAATGCTTAatcacatgcaaacatgttatAGTTGCATTTTAGATCTATTTATGATACAGAAAGGAACAAATTAGTTTATCAGTGAACAGACCTTTTCAATCTAAAGAgccagaaaaaacatttttaaagagtcATTAAAGTAAGTGTCTGGTCTTTCATCAGAGGAATGAATGGAAACATTGCAAATATTGTCTAAATTACATTGGCAATGTTtgtgtgcaatttagacattttAGTGTGCAGGAGTTAGCCTGAAATTATTTGataattgaaaacaagaaattacccaatactGTGTGTATT
Coding sequences within:
- the LOC132978446 gene encoding bucky ball-like, whose translation is MATTAAVNRPPPAHPGPHAGNLHSQPTSGVPNSGFHDPGLQGISQDPRLQHPHVSSRPVFYVPVQPPPPFLHYQWPMPFSYNPFSGFPGMGYGMVMPPFPPPPPYMEAPSYVLPHPHIQPVDYRHLLHPSVHAPAAPYQHLYQPGRVRPPHPVPVRQTVNAEVQTEPTGRGGASSGEVSPLISSDSGHGTTSHSPSSSSSSSHKRGSAEPQTFTTDFNKSCESSAVT
- the LOC132978513 gene encoding uncharacterized protein LOC132978513 yields the protein MSSKRDDILMSWATPRTAMLKTSDKLLPEKEQQQPSCEAENEKSAEQHGAVTKSAPVVSDTAADNTEALLTSQDSETLFNILRLPGTLHKLLSEDKRVVELPSTDELLLSLNQSEMLPDNEPENETTPHAHSTELIPYQMSSNSFQMKRKLNESVWSVESLPSFIPNKEWLQQNGLFEPDVIVEMMEQEDDGGPLTQNEHLRSHKERRRSRRFSSSDSVLMSDSWLLFSTPAEKLSQSKKTETEGGMDSPEGREQKRDQSTTPSEKVPSASPPRWQSAVNVSSPPEDNADENRSSEPEANQSPNQECFLVTEQTERSPRSREQEKPLPSNSAEEEKTLCQLIPQHGADVEVEERACVNAEESERRNQQLCVPEVEHTTAAVSPSKGHLVDCGVQCSELTDRKCPCESQSSTEPNKRPHFNDSDVKKMNNNKTEGYSVTGQMSKNQRRNAHWRNRGQGGNGRTRY